One Succinivibrio dextrinosolvens DNA window includes the following coding sequences:
- the pdxA gene encoding 4-hydroxythreonine-4-phosphate dehydrogenase PdxA, with translation MTKPLIAVPIGDPAGVGPEIVVKTLVSDEAMNVADVIVIGDHQIIEQAIKITKVNLSVNIVNSPKEGKYQKGVLNLIDLNNIDMSRFAFGKVNGMCGKAAYEYIAKSIEFAMNREVLAVATPPINKESLRAGNINFIGHTEIFGALTKTPDPLTLFQVHKLRVFFLTRHVSLLEMLGMIKKDRIKDYVKRCTDALKKLGVTEGTMAVAGLNPHSGEHGLFGCEEVNVIAPACKELQDEGFNVVGPVPADSVFHQAHQGRYNSVLSLYHDQGHIATKTLDFERIISITAGMPILRTSVDHGTAFDIAGKNIVSEVSMVEAVKLSAEYGPNYNR, from the coding sequence ATGACAAAACCACTAATTGCTGTACCAATCGGTGATCCGGCCGGTGTCGGTCCAGAGATTGTTGTAAAGACTCTGGTATCCGATGAAGCAATGAATGTTGCTGATGTAATAGTTATTGGTGATCATCAGATCATCGAGCAGGCAATTAAAATCACAAAAGTAAATCTGAGTGTAAATATTGTTAACTCTCCTAAGGAAGGAAAATACCAGAAAGGTGTTCTTAATCTGATTGACCTTAACAATATTGATATGTCCAGATTTGCTTTTGGAAAAGTAAACGGCATGTGCGGCAAAGCTGCCTATGAATACATTGCAAAATCCATAGAGTTTGCAATGAACCGTGAAGTACTTGCAGTGGCAACACCTCCTATCAACAAGGAATCTCTGCGTGCTGGCAACATCAATTTCATAGGTCATACCGAAATCTTCGGTGCGCTAACCAAGACACCAGATCCTCTGACCCTCTTCCAGGTTCACAAGCTTCGAGTGTTCTTCCTGACAAGACATGTCTCTCTTCTTGAAATGCTGGGCATGATCAAAAAGGATCGTATCAAGGATTATGTAAAACGCTGCACCGATGCGCTAAAGAAGCTTGGTGTAACTGAAGGCACCATGGCTGTTGCAGGTTTAAATCCTCATTCAGGTGAGCATGGACTTTTCGGCTGTGAAGAGGTGAACGTAATTGCACCTGCCTGTAAGGAGCTTCAGGATGAAGGATTCAACGTGGTTGGACCAGTTCCTGCTGATTCAGTTTTCCACCAGGCTCATCAGGGAAGATACAACAGCGTTCTGTCTCTGTACCACGATCAGGGCCATATCGCCACCAAGACACTGGACTTTGAAAGAATCATTTCCATCACTGCAGGAATGCCTATTTTAAGAACCTCTGTAGATCACGGCACGGCATTTGATATTGCAGGAAAGAATATTGTTAGCGAGGTAAGTATGGTAGAGGCCGTTAAACTGTCCGCTGAATACGGACCAAACTATAACAGGTAA
- a CDS encoding SLC13 family permease — protein sequence MIEGLNGGQMLLGLFIGLAVLFFLVLKTKVHSFVALIIATVIIGVVGGMPVNTTKFADGNTLGIIKSIASGFGGTLGGIGIIIGFGVILGQIFEMSGAAKRMAYTFIKLFGKKKEEEAMAITGFFVSIPIFCDSGFVILSPIAKAIAKVVNKSVVAISAALAAGLVITHTMVHLLQVLLV from the coding sequence ATGATTGAAGGACTAAACGGAGGCCAGATGCTGTTAGGTCTGTTTATCGGACTTGCAGTTCTATTCTTCCTGGTACTCAAAACCAAGGTTCACAGCTTTGTAGCTCTGATTATTGCAACTGTAATCATAGGCGTTGTTGGAGGAATGCCTGTTAACACCACTAAATTTGCAGACGGAAATACCCTTGGAATTATAAAATCTATCGCCTCAGGTTTCGGAGGAACTTTAGGTGGTATAGGTATCATCATCGGCTTTGGTGTTATCTTAGGACAGATATTTGAAATGTCTGGAGCTGCAAAGCGTATGGCATATACCTTTATCAAGCTGTTCGGAAAGAAAAAGGAAGAAGAGGCAATGGCAATTACCGGATTCTTCGTTTCAATTCCAATTTTCTGCGACTCTGGTTTCGTTATCCTCTCACCTATTGCCAAGGCAATTGCAAAAGTTGTAAATAAATCAGTTGTTGCAATCAGTGCAGCTTTAGCAGCAGGTCTTGTTATCACCCACACCATGGTGCACCTACTCCAGGTCCTCTTGGTGTAG
- a CDS encoding PfkB family carbohydrate kinase — protein sequence MPKRVLLITDMAGQTKVAMTAMIPILSHMGYSLFNLPTALVSNNFAYGDYALLDTTDYMRKSIAVWQKHDFRFDAVGTGIVISHEQLEIVNEYCKFLKAKGITVFSDPVMADNGELYHGISESIISYMRELIGVADYIVPNYTEACFLAGIPYQSGSVSSAQMRDLIDALRKFTSGTIVVTSAFVDNRKQVCCFDPKSEEYFNLPYEEIPVSFSGTGDIFCSVFMGHILKGEPVKQSIEVAMNAVGRMVERFKNKEDKLEGLPVESCLDLL from the coding sequence ATGCCGAAAAGAGTTTTACTGATTACTGATATGGCAGGGCAGACAAAGGTTGCCATGACAGCCATGATCCCTATTCTTTCACATATGGGATACAGCCTTTTTAATCTCCCTACGGCTCTGGTTTCAAATAACTTTGCCTATGGGGATTATGCTCTTTTAGATACCACTGACTATATGCGAAAGTCTATCGCTGTATGGCAGAAGCATGATTTCAGATTTGATGCCGTAGGTACCGGTATTGTTATCTCTCATGAGCAGCTTGAGATTGTCAATGAATACTGCAAGTTCCTCAAAGCCAAGGGTATCACTGTTTTCTCTGATCCTGTGATGGCTGATAACGGTGAGCTTTATCACGGTATCTCCGAGAGTATTATCAGCTATATGCGTGAACTTATCGGTGTGGCTGACTATATAGTTCCTAACTATACAGAAGCCTGTTTTCTTGCAGGAATACCTTATCAGAGTGGTTCTGTTTCTTCAGCACAGATGCGTGATCTGATTGATGCCTTGAGAAAATTCACTTCAGGCACAATTGTGGTTACCAGTGCCTTTGTTGATAACAGAAAGCAGGTCTGCTGTTTCGATCCAAAGTCAGAAGAGTATTTCAATCTGCCTTATGAGGAGATCCCTGTTTCCTTCTCTGGAACCGGTGATATATTCTGCTCCGTTTTTATGGGCCACATTTTAAAAGGCGAGCCCGTAAAACAAAGTATTGAGGTTGCAATGAATGCAGTTGGACGAATGGTCGAGCGATTCAAAAACAAAGAGGACAAGCTTGAAGGTCTTCCTGTAGAAAGCTGTCTGGATCTCTTATAA
- a CDS encoding nucleotide-binding domain containing protein encodes MTSKQKVLAVDSGAFTAALARKAIKPKNQIAKSHVLVVVGSVHPTTASQVDKLKIMQRTVSETVVTKEFLESDERREKEITRVVEAIVENYDKFPISTVIGDGLDLKKRIDFKPYMKKMNLSLDEVSAIINDAFAEITIRIFDRVKAFKGLYCCGGDITVAVCEKVKAAGITLEDEVLPLAAYGYIKGGPLDGCHIFTKGGSQGNQAALIDCVNYLKKRLSI; translated from the coding sequence ATGACCAGTAAACAGAAGGTTCTGGCTGTAGATTCAGGAGCATTCACTGCAGCCTTAGCCCGTAAGGCCATAAAACCAAAGAACCAGATTGCAAAAAGTCACGTACTGGTGGTTGTAGGAAGTGTCCATCCAACCACTGCAAGTCAGGTGGACAAACTGAAGATTATGCAGAGAACCGTCAGCGAAACAGTGGTTACAAAGGAATTTTTAGAATCTGACGAGCGACGTGAGAAAGAAATAACCAGAGTTGTCGAAGCTATTGTTGAGAACTACGACAAATTCCCTATCTCAACAGTTATCGGAGATGGACTTGATCTTAAGAAAAGAATTGATTTTAAACCTTATATGAAGAAAATGAATCTTTCCTTAGATGAAGTATCCGCAATCATCAATGATGCCTTTGCTGAGATTACCATCCGAATCTTTGACAGAGTTAAAGCCTTTAAGGGACTCTACTGCTGCGGTGGAGACATTACAGTTGCAGTCTGTGAGAAAGTGAAGGCAGCTGGTATCACTCTTGAGGATGAGGTTCTTCCACTTGCAGCCTACGGCTATATCAAGGGAGGTCCTCTTGATGGCTGTCATATCTTTACCAAAGGCGGAAGTCAGGGAAATCAGGCCGCGCTCATAGACTGCGTCAACTACCTGAAGAAGAGATTATCAATTTAA
- a CDS encoding DUF5718 family protein, with protein MAINLKMMATFGVAGNFTGHLEQAGEAVDFTNVKTAEAKAPKAVFPTFIPHASKVTPEFLGVFPFDSSKIIFPQGEQKLQIEPECAIICDVEWSKGKVISLTPVFFGASNDCSIRKEGAKKISQKKNWGASSKGFSDNAIAIDRFDDKGILNRYRIASFLVRDGVVHPYGEDSAVRDYSYIYGKLIEWLIDKLNNQQNEGPAEMINSYLAEAGFPSQIMVSVGATRYTDYGEHNFLQNQDKAVVVVYPEDKYSQADIVKAVENGTLDDPEVSVLTQTVVV; from the coding sequence ATGGCTATTAACTTGAAAATGATGGCTACCTTCGGTGTAGCGGGTAATTTTACCGGACATTTAGAACAGGCTGGTGAGGCTGTTGATTTTACCAATGTTAAAACTGCAGAAGCTAAGGCTCCAAAAGCTGTTTTCCCAACATTTATTCCTCATGCATCAAAAGTTACCCCTGAGTTTTTAGGCGTATTTCCTTTTGATTCATCCAAGATTATTTTCCCTCAGGGTGAACAGAAGCTTCAGATTGAACCTGAGTGTGCAATTATCTGTGATGTTGAATGGTCTAAAGGCAAGGTTATTTCTCTGACTCCTGTATTCTTTGGCGCCTCCAATGACTGCTCAATCCGTAAGGAAGGTGCAAAGAAGATTTCTCAGAAAAAGAACTGGGGAGCTTCATCCAAGGGCTTTTCTGACAATGCTATTGCAATCGACCGTTTTGATGACAAAGGCATATTAAACCGTTACAGAATCGCTTCATTCTTAGTTCGTGACGGTGTAGTTCATCCTTATGGTGAAGATAGTGCGGTTCGTGACTACAGCTACATTTACGGTAAGCTGATTGAGTGGCTTATTGATAAACTGAACAACCAGCAGAACGAAGGTCCTGCAGAAATGATTAACAGCTATCTTGCAGAGGCCGGGTTCCCATCTCAGATCATGGTGTCAGTAGGTGCTACACGCTATACAGACTATGGCGAACACAACTTCCTTCAGAATCAGGATAAGGCCGTTGTGGTTGTTTATCCTGAAGACAAGTATTCTCAGGCTGACATCGTAAAGGCAGTAGAGAACGGAACTTTAGATGATCCTGAGGTTAGTGTTTTAACTCAGACCGTTGTGGTTTAA
- a CDS encoding 16S rRNA (uracil(1498)-N(3))-methyltransferase: MRTVRICQYNSSLSLNTELELDEDGFGHLVRVLRFKEGDPFVVFDGKGHEYEAVICSASKSKATYKCVKEIQRNVESPLYIELGQVISRGDKMEFTIQKACELGISEITPLYSARCGVKLDEKRQSKKVEQWQKIAISACEQSGRNVVPRVNEITNIDDWYAKNPEALSLTLDPRANKKLTELEIRRHLRLLIGPEGGLDADEISKAKDNSFIGVTLGPRILRTETAALAALCILGSKYGDL, translated from the coding sequence ATGAGAACCGTAAGAATTTGCCAGTATAACTCTTCCCTATCCCTAAACACTGAGCTGGAGCTTGATGAAGATGGCTTCGGTCACCTTGTCAGGGTTTTACGCTTCAAAGAGGGTGATCCCTTTGTGGTTTTTGACGGTAAAGGACACGAGTACGAGGCAGTAATCTGTTCAGCATCAAAATCAAAGGCTACCTATAAATGTGTAAAGGAGATTCAAAGAAATGTTGAATCCCCTCTTTATATTGAGCTTGGCCAGGTTATAAGTCGCGGCGATAAAATGGAATTCACTATTCAGAAGGCCTGTGAGCTTGGAATCAGCGAGATAACCCCTCTTTATTCAGCAAGATGCGGTGTTAAGCTTGATGAAAAACGCCAGTCTAAAAAAGTTGAGCAGTGGCAGAAGATTGCTATCTCAGCATGTGAACAGTCAGGAAGAAATGTTGTTCCCCGAGTCAATGAAATCACTAACATTGATGACTGGTATGCGAAGAACCCAGAGGCATTGTCATTAACGCTTGATCCAAGAGCAAATAAGAAGCTTACCGAGCTTGAAATCAGGCGGCATTTAAGACTTTTAATCGGACCTGAAGGTGGCCTTGATGCAGATGAAATTTCAAAGGCAAAAGATAACAGCTTTATTGGAGTTACATTAGGTCCTAGAATTTTAAGAACGGAGACTGCAGCCTTAGCAGCACTATGTATTCTCGGAAGCAAATACGGAGATCTGTAA
- a CDS encoding RNA-guided endonuclease InsQ/TnpB family protein — MIFTKTLKIRINVPSEQETLLRQMTEQYRQACNFISEYVFTHSFDLNFFSLNKVLYRDIRGKYRLKSQLAQSSIKTVIARYNTVKEQLLEHPYCYKDEKGEWQRIPKTLEWLFKPVYFSRPQTDLVRNRDYSFVENGSLLSINTLGERIKFTYEREHFKEYFDGSWRFGTAKLVKLKGLWYLHIPVTREKEDFKKENVKHIVGIDRGLRFLSVSYDEEGKTEFISGKKIATKRNKFLELRRQLQAKGTKSARRRLKAISGRENRWMSDVNHQISKTLVRKYGKDTLFVLEDLTGVSFDERNLSRTAKKRYDLRSWSFYQLEQFLKYKAQETGSEVLRVSAKYTSQRCPVCGRIHKQSRDHNRHLYSCPCGYKSNDDRVGAMNIQNLGKRWLSGEKNPRYKKDNN; from the coding sequence TTGATATTTACAAAAACATTAAAAATAAGAATTAATGTACCTTCAGAACAGGAAACACTGTTACGTCAGATGACGGAGCAGTATCGACAGGCATGTAATTTTATTTCAGAATACGTTTTTACCCATTCCTTTGACTTGAACTTCTTCAGTCTCAATAAAGTACTGTACAGGGATATAAGAGGAAAGTATAGACTTAAATCTCAGCTTGCACAGTCATCCATCAAAACAGTTATTGCAAGATATAATACTGTAAAAGAACAGCTTTTAGAGCATCCATACTGCTATAAAGACGAGAAAGGCGAATGGCAGCGCATACCAAAGACACTGGAATGGCTTTTTAAGCCGGTGTATTTCAGCAGACCACAGACAGATTTGGTTCGCAACAGAGATTACAGTTTTGTTGAAAATGGAAGTCTGTTATCAATCAATACCCTTGGTGAAAGGATCAAATTTACTTATGAGAGAGAACATTTCAAAGAATATTTTGATGGCAGCTGGAGATTTGGAACAGCGAAGCTTGTGAAACTCAAAGGCCTATGGTATCTGCATATTCCTGTAACCAGAGAAAAAGAAGATTTCAAAAAAGAGAATGTAAAACATATAGTGGGAATAGACAGAGGCTTACGCTTTCTGTCTGTAAGCTATGATGAAGAAGGAAAGACCGAATTTATAAGCGGAAAGAAGATTGCAACAAAGCGAAACAAATTCCTTGAGCTGAGACGACAGCTTCAGGCTAAAGGAACAAAATCAGCAAGACGAAGACTAAAAGCTATATCCGGACGAGAAAACCGCTGGATGTCAGATGTAAACCATCAGATATCAAAGACACTCGTGAGGAAGTATGGCAAAGATACACTCTTTGTTCTTGAGGATTTAACCGGTGTAAGTTTTGATGAGCGCAATCTTTCAAGAACAGCAAAAAAGAGATATGACCTAAGAAGCTGGAGCTTCTACCAGCTGGAGCAGTTTCTAAAATACAAAGCTCAAGAGACGGGCTCTGAAGTACTTAGGGTAAGTGCAAAATACACATCTCAGAGATGTCCCGTATGTGGAAGGATCCACAAACAGAGCAGAGATCATAACAGACATCTGTATAGCTGCCCATGCGGCTATAAATCCAATGATGACAGAGTTGGAGCCATGAATATTCAGAATCTTGGAAAGAGATGGCTGTCAGGAGAAAAGAATCCTAGATACAAAAAGGATAATAACTGA
- a CDS encoding DUF805 domain-containing protein gives MTEHYCPPRAITDKTIIKRRFYICSLIVFLIIFSISCVTSWGAQDLIDNIVSPEELLIYTVIGFMPALVLFVYAYYFLTGRLRDCGKNTYHAWFILIPLFGLGYCIYLCFPGSKEITT, from the coding sequence ATGACGGAACATTATTGTCCACCAAGAGCTATAACAGACAAAACAATAATAAAAAGACGCTTCTACATATGCAGTCTGATTGTTTTTCTGATTATCTTCTCCATAAGCTGTGTAACCAGCTGGGGAGCACAAGATTTAATAGATAATATTGTAAGTCCCGAAGAGCTGCTTATTTACACCGTAATTGGCTTTATGCCAGCTCTGGTATTATTTGTTTACGCTTATTATTTTCTGACCGGAAGATTAAGAGACTGCGGAAAGAACACCTACCATGCCTGGTTTATTCTGATTCCACTGTTTGGATTGGGATACTGTATCTATCTGTGTTTCCCAGGATCTAAAGAGATTACTACATAG
- the queF gene encoding NADPH-dependent 7-cyano-7-deazaguanine reductase QueF (catalyzes the NADPH-dependent reduction of 7-cyano-7-deazaguanine (preQ0) to 7-aminomethyl-7-deazaguanine (preQ1) in queuosine biosynthesis), with product MENSPLVLGKNTTYDNEYAPSRLHRIERALGRSAIKHLKTFFGMDIWRLYEMTYLNLNGLPKVCMGIMKVPASSRYIVESKSLKLYELSFTMTKFESLKDVETVFARDLSRLLECEVEVKLFEVKNKEFDFENPKGICLEEQNFAQNMSFKSYEYSPKVLKAAEVKKAVSKTYYTNLFRSLCPVTSQPDHATVMIEYKGFAPNEESLLNYLVSLRNHQGFHEQCVELIYSDIMHALEPSELTVSAFFTRRGGIDINPVRTNQKSLKFPSVRFIRQ from the coding sequence ATGGAGAATTCACCACTGGTTCTTGGAAAAAATACAACCTACGACAACGAGTACGCTCCTTCGAGACTTCACAGAATTGAAAGAGCATTAGGCCGTTCCGCCATAAAACATCTTAAGACTTTCTTCGGTATGGATATCTGGCGTCTTTATGAGATGACTTATCTTAATTTAAACGGTCTTCCAAAAGTCTGCATGGGAATTATGAAAGTCCCTGCTTCAAGCAGATACATTGTTGAATCAAAGTCGTTAAAACTTTATGAGCTCTCCTTTACCATGACAAAATTTGAATCCTTAAAGGATGTGGAGACTGTTTTTGCAAGAGACCTGTCTAGACTGCTTGAGTGCGAAGTTGAAGTAAAACTGTTTGAGGTCAAAAACAAGGAATTTGATTTTGAAAATCCAAAAGGCATCTGCCTTGAGGAACAGAATTTTGCCCAAAACATGAGTTTTAAGAGCTACGAGTATTCCCCAAAGGTTCTTAAAGCAGCAGAAGTCAAAAAAGCAGTAAGCAAAACCTATTACACAAATCTGTTCAGGTCACTGTGCCCTGTCACCTCTCAGCCGGATCACGCTACTGTAATGATTGAATATAAGGGTTTTGCACCTAACGAAGAGTCTCTTCTGAATTATCTGGTTTCACTAAGAAATCACCAGGGATTCCATGAGCAGTGTGTTGAGCTTATCTACTCTGATATCATGCATGCATTAGAGCCATCAGAGCTCACCGTTTCAGCCTTCTTCACCAGAAGAGGCGGAATTGATATCAATCCAGTCAGAACCAATCAAAAATCTCTTAAATTCCCATCTGTAAGGTTTATTAGACAATAA
- a CDS encoding endonuclease, which yields MKKILALSFITLLCSLTSVHADQQHKSFREAKLNMVEIFRRLEAPKTLYCGCSIKFPKRGGYMPDLESCGYHSDKNAQNAKRIEAEHIMPAWEFGHKRNCWLRGHRKNCEHTDTEFQQMHADLHNLYPAIGEVNSDRNNYSFTDKLSDDNYYRDFTSNRKVKNYSRHKINGYGHCEMVIDRTREEAMPPVRARGIIARAYLYMSSRYNISLSKEKQQLFQKWNKMYAPDKNECLINSMIRKIQGHDNPFVSRSCNYR from the coding sequence ATGAAAAAAATACTGGCTCTATCCTTTATAACGCTTCTTTGCAGCCTAACCTCTGTCCATGCGGATCAGCAGCACAAATCCTTCCGCGAAGCCAAGCTGAATATGGTAGAAATCTTTAGAAGGCTGGAAGCCCCTAAAACACTCTACTGCGGATGCAGCATAAAGTTCCCAAAACGTGGCGGTTATATGCCTGATCTTGAAAGTTGCGGATACCATTCCGACAAAAACGCACAAAACGCAAAAAGAATTGAGGCTGAACATATTATGCCTGCATGGGAGTTCGGACATAAAAGAAACTGCTGGTTACGTGGTCATAGAAAGAACTGCGAACACACTGATACAGAGTTTCAGCAAATGCACGCTGATTTACACAATCTATATCCAGCTATAGGAGAGGTCAACAGTGACCGAAACAACTACAGCTTTACAGATAAACTCTCAGATGACAATTACTACAGAGACTTTACCTCAAACAGAAAGGTAAAGAACTACTCTAGACACAAGATAAATGGCTACGGTCACTGTGAGATGGTAATTGACCGAACTAGAGAAGAGGCAATGCCTCCTGTAAGAGCCAGAGGCATAATTGCCAGAGCATATCTTTATATGAGTTCACGATATAATATATCTCTGAGTAAAGAAAAACAGCAACTTTTCCAAAAATGGAATAAAATGTACGCTCCTGATAAAAATGAGTGCCTAATAAACAGCATGATCAGAAAAATTCAGGGACATGACAATCCATTTGTAAGCAGATCATGCAATTACCGATAA